Genomic DNA from Candidatus Sulfurimonas marisnigri:
TCAAAGAAAACATGAAGAGAAAATATTGAGTTATATATACCAGTACAGAAAAGGAAAACACTTCTCATCGATGCAAGATCAAATAGTTTTATTGGTAGATGAGGGAAGTGAAACTGGGCTAAAATTTATGACAGCACTAAAAACAGTTCTTGCTCAAAAGCCAAAAGCCGTTTATATAGCGGTTCCAGTTATACCAAGTGATGTGCTAGAGCTATTGGAACCATTTGCGGATGATATATATTTTCTACATAATATAGATGATTATGTTGAAACATCACTCTACTATGAAGATTTAGAGAAGATAGATGAAGAAAAAATTGAAAAATTATTAGGAGAAAAGAATGAAGTATGATGTAAAAGTAGAGCTTTTAAATGCAGAGCAAGAGTATAATTTTAGTGATATAGCAAAGCAGGCAAATGGCTCTGCATGGGTAAAAAGTGGTGATAGTGTAATACTTGCTACAGTTGTTATTGATGAGACAGAGATTGTAAAAGATGATTTTTTGCCACTAACTGTTCAGTATATAGAAAAAACATATGCAGCTGGTAAAATTCCTGGTGGATTTTTTAAACGTGAGACTAAACCGAGTGATTTTGAAACACTTACTTCTCGTATAGTTGATCGCTCACTCCGTCCACTATTCCCAAAAGGCTTTGGACACCCAACGCAGATAACTATTTTAGTATTAAGTGCTGATAAAGAGTGTGATTTACAGGTTCTAGCACTTAATGCTGCGTCAGCTGCACTATATATTAGTGACATAGATATAAA
This window encodes:
- a CDS encoding phosphoribosyltransferase, which gives rise to MKKYKHILKNREDAAHKLTDVIPMQRFKDEKWKLVAVSRGGLELAHYLRKKYSNSIDFLFSEAIMAPNNDECEIARVSEREEIVINEKLVSAFEVQYDYIYGEAQRKHEEKILSYIYQYRKGKHFSSMQDQIVLLVDEGSETGLKFMTALKTVLAQKPKAVYIAVPVIPSDVLELLEPFADDIYFLHNIDDYVETSLYYEDLEKIDEEKIEKLLGEKNEV